The following coding sequences are from one Timaviella obliquedivisa GSE-PSE-MK23-08B window:
- a CDS encoding 2-oxo acid dehydrogenase subunit E2 → MISEVFMPALSSTMTEGKIVSWVKAPGDKIEKGETVVVVESDKADMDVESFYEGYLATIMIPAGESAAVGAAIALIAETEAEIDTAIQQASQASAPAAASAPIAAPVAVAAVADAPVVQNGRTVASPRARKLAKDLRVDLNTLKGSGPHGRVVAEDVEAAVGKTAPPVAVPTVAPTSAPTIAPAPVAAAIASSARSVAPASTQPGQIIPFNTLQNAVVRNMMASLQVPTYRVGYTISTDGLDKLYKQIKSKGVTMTALLAKAVAMTLQKHPLLHAYYTEQGAAHRTAINVAVAVAMDDGGLITPVLQNADQVDIYTLSRTWRDLVERSRSKQLQPDEYSSGGFTLSNLGMFGVDRFDAILPPGQGSILAIGASRPQVVAMPDGMMGIKQQMQVNITCDHRIIYGADAAAFLQDLAKLIETNAQSLTL, encoded by the coding sequence ATGATTAGTGAAGTGTTCATGCCTGCCCTTAGTTCTACGATGACTGAAGGCAAAATTGTTTCGTGGGTCAAGGCACCTGGAGACAAAATTGAGAAGGGCGAAACGGTGGTGGTGGTTGAGTCTGACAAGGCAGATATGGATGTGGAGTCCTTTTACGAAGGCTACTTAGCGACCATTATGATTCCTGCCGGAGAGTCGGCAGCCGTTGGAGCGGCGATCGCCCTAATTGCTGAAACTGAAGCCGAAATTGACACTGCTATTCAACAAGCTAGCCAAGCCTCAGCACCCGCCGCCGCTTCTGCTCCGATCGCTGCTCCAGTTGCCGTTGCTGCCGTAGCCGACGCCCCCGTCGTTCAAAACGGTAGAACGGTTGCTTCTCCCCGTGCCCGTAAGTTGGCAAAAGATCTCCGAGTTGACTTGAACACGTTAAAGGGAAGTGGCCCACACGGACGAGTTGTGGCAGAAGATGTGGAAGCTGCTGTCGGAAAGACGGCTCCTCCTGTAGCTGTTCCGACTGTTGCTCCAACGAGCGCTCCAACGATCGCTCCTGCTCCAGTTGCGGCGGCGATCGCCTCTTCTGCTAGATCTGTGGCTCCTGCTTCTACCCAACCGGGACAAATCATCCCCTTCAACACTCTGCAAAATGCAGTTGTGCGGAACATGATGGCAAGCTTGCAGGTTCCCACTTACCGCGTGGGCTACACCATTAGCACCGATGGCTTAGACAAGCTCTACAAGCAAATTAAGTCTAAGGGCGTTACTATGACTGCCCTCTTGGCAAAAGCAGTGGCTATGACGCTGCAAAAGCATCCTCTGCTTCACGCCTACTACACCGAGCAAGGCGCGGCTCATCGCACAGCAATCAATGTTGCAGTGGCGGTGGCAATGGACGATGGTGGATTGATTACGCCAGTCTTGCAAAACGCCGACCAAGTCGATATTTATACCCTGTCGCGCACTTGGCGAGATTTGGTCGAACGATCGCGCTCTAAGCAACTTCAGCCGGATGAATATAGCTCTGGAGGCTTCACACTCTCTAATTTAGGAATGTTTGGGGTCGATCGCTTTGATGCTATTCTGCCTCCTGGTCAAGGTTCTATTCTGGCGATCGGGGCATCGCGTCCTCAAGTGGTGGCAATGCCCGATGGCATGATGGGCATCAAGCAGCAAATGCAGGTCAACATTACCTGCGATCATCGCATTATCTACGGTGCCGATGCTGCTGCATTCCTCCAAGATCTCGCTAAATTGATTGAAACGAATGCCCAATCATTAACCCTGTAG